From the genome of Nicotiana sylvestris chromosome 1, ASM39365v2, whole genome shotgun sequence:
taaacttccattgttttacctatttgttcttcgaacattttgttaactaggcgttggtatgtagctcctgcattttttagcccaaagGTCATTACATTGTTACAATAAGTTTCAAATTAGTaataaacgaagtcttttcctggtccttcgggttcatttgaatttgattgtacccagaGTAGGCATCGAAAAAAGTTAGGATCTTGTGGCCGGCCACggcatcgatcatacgatcgatgttgggcagtgggaaagaatctttcgggcatgctttgtttaaatccttgtaatctacgcacattctaagtttatttctttttttaggaactacaactacgttggctaaccattcggggtattttacttctcgaatagaccctattttaagaagtttggatacctcgtcctttatgaatgtCTGCTTAGCCTCATATTGAGGCTTccttttttgctttaccggtttgaacctggggtcgaTGCTTAGCCAGTATGTTGTTATTTCCAGtggaatccctgtcatatctaaatgagaccaagcaaagcaatctatattatcaataaaaaattgaatgagttttttcctgagttcagggttaatcccgttcccaggtatacctttctctCAGGCATGTATTCGATCAGTATGACATACTCAAGTTCCTCGATCATTGACTTGGTTGCATCGTACTCTTCGGGGGCGACAAAAGTTCGAGGAGTACGGAAATCCTCTTCTTCGTCTTCAATTACCTGTTGCTCCGATTCCATCGAGGCTGGaggcggtgattgctatttggctgcCTGCTTACCTTTGGTGTTTGACTTTTTCGAGGTCGAAGGCTCTGGTATCGGCGTCACTTCATCGACTGCAAACAACTCCTTTGCAGCGTGTTTCTCTCTGTGATCCATTTTCACTCCATCCTCTACtaggaacttcatcatctgatggaGAGTTGAAGGTACCGCCCTCAtattgtgtatccatggtctACCGAGGagtgcattatacctcatgtcctTCGATGATATGGAATTTTGTACCCTGTATGGTCCCGACTACGTTTATTGGTATGATAATCTCCCCCTTTATTGTTTTGCTTGCCATATTGAAGCCATTTAGGACCCGGGATGCAGGTATAATCTAATCCTGTAGGCCAAGTTGTTCCAcaaccctcgatctgattatgtttgctgagctacctggatcccctcgaacacgtttaacttgaattttatttaaaagaatagaaattaccagggcgtcattgtgcgactgagatatgccttctgctTCCTCATCATAGAATGATAGGACGTCCTTGGGCACATAGCTCCGAGtccgtttttctctggtgatcgacaccttggtgcGTTTGAATACAGGTCTTTGTGGGATATTAACACCGCCAAcgatcatgtggattacatgttgtggttcttcctgCTCGTTTTTTCTGCTTGCATCTCTCCCCCTAAAGTGATTCTTAGCTTGATCACCAAGGAATTCTCGAAGATGACCCTCGTTAAACAACCGAGCTACCTCATCCCTTAGCTGCCTGCAGATTTCGGTTTTatggccatgtgtgccatgatacttacacctaaagtttggattcctttgagaaggatcagtttgtataggcctgggccacctggtaTCTTTGATCCTTCCAATAGCTGACACAATCCTCGACGCATCTACATTGAAATTATACTCGACAATCGAGGTGCCTCCGTGGGGTCGGTATGTTTATCGAACCCATTCTTACTCATGAGTCCTCgagaactttgacctcgatcgtTTCTTTGACTATTCCAAGTAATGTTATGACTCGAGCGTTGTTTCTCCGATCGACATATGACTGATACCGttctttgttgaatcttgatTCCCTGTCTGTATCCTTCGGGGGCATAGCCGCCAGCCTATTAGGAtgaactgagcccgagggggctctcAACTGGTTGtcttcgaccctaatctttgGCTGGTAATGGTTATGTACGTCCGACCACGTCACaactggatactcgatcagattcttCTTTAGTTGTCGAGATTCAATCGAACTCCTTTCATTCAAACCCTGCATAAAAGCATGTACTGCCTAGTCATCCgagaccggtggtaattccatGCGCTCCATCTGAAACCTAGACACGAACTCCCTCAATATCTCGTCGTTCCTTTATTTTATCTCGAAGACATCCCTCGttgccacctttatggccccggcatGTGCTTTCACGAAGGTGTCTCCTAAAATAGCAAACTAATCAATAGAGTTACAAGGCAAGTTGTTATACCAGATCATAGCTCCTTTCGACAgtgtttctccaaactttttcaacaAAACTAATTCGATCTCATCATCATTCAAGTTATTTCCTTTGATCCCTtaagtgtatgaagtaatatgaTCGTTAGGGTCGGTTGTCCCATTGTATTTAGGTATATCGGGCATGCGAAACTTCTTGGAAATGGGCATCGAAACCGCCTCTgagggaatggtttttgtatgaactttttggcatcTAAACCTTTCACGACcggaggtgcccccggtatttggtcAATACGGGAGTTATAAGTCGGcacctttttgtcattgtcttctaTATTCTTTTCTCCGGACTCGATGCTCTTGGTGAGCTAttcgagcatcctcataatgGTGGAGTCAGTCCCCGAGTCATTTCCGTTCGACCTCTCTTGGGCTGGTTCAGCGTGCCGAGTGTTTTCTGGTTCAGCTATACTCAGAGTCTTATTCcgactttgaagttgagcgatgatGGTCTgttgagcttgcagcatctcgaatatcacacATTCCCCCATATCCCATTCCTTGTgttccttggccaccagatcggGCTTCCCTGCGTACACTCCCTCCCGGGTCTGTACCTAAATCCGCGTTTAGAGCAATATGTGAACTAACATTAACTTGTTTCATATTTGGCACTTCCCCAAGGTTTACTGGTGGTACACCGATCCCTATATTGTTGTTTTCTCCAAGACTTTGTTGTCATGAACATGTGCGTTTAGCCAGAGAAtcaaaaattcttgacaagaaaaagtgtaaagttAACGTGTGTTATgagaataaataatgaaataatcactattatcttcagccccatggtgggcgttaaactgtttacctcgaaaatacgagtaacaactaaatttgatttgtggttttaaagatacgtgatttagttcaatactaattaataatcaagaaatatgaagtatagATGAAGAAATTAAGTAAGATCAAACCAGTAGATAGGTCAATCTTGACCTCAAGCCTAGCGACCTCGAGACGGGCTAGAATAATAAAGCAAGAAAAGTAAAACTAAAGTACAATTCTAATGAACAATGATAAAAAAGTAAGTTAGTATAATATTTGCCAAATGATTCGATTATCTTACAAATGATtgtggtcccctttatatagaagatgattcctaaataaggtacatttctatttacagtaaagaatcttattgggacatCTGTATAACCGCCTAGTAAGGATTTGTACTAATTCGTATAAATCAATTTCgaaatttacgccatgatcttgggaCGTGGAGAGAATCTTCTCCTTCTGTAACAAACTCATAACGACACTATCTCAGAGTTGGTCATACTTGGCTCCGGTGTTCCTCGAACACTTAGGTCTTTGAGCCTCTTATTCTGCCTTTGAGCCCGAGTTTGGTCTTCACTGAACTTCGGCCCTCGGTGCAACGTCTTGAACCTACTAAATCGGGGTAcctgatttcaccgtatacacaTACAAACAAAAtcacaataaaagaaaaagagttggACAATAAAAAAGAACTTGAATAAGAAAATAAGGAGAGTTTGGATTCTCAGgcagaaaaaataattaaaaagcgtCTGCCACCTGTAAAATGAATTGCTAATAAGATAATAAATGACTTTTAATTGATGCTAATCTAGGCAACTAAAGAGAAAGATATTTGTAAGCGTGTTTGACGATAATTAATATCTAGTGATTCTACAGGTATAAATTTCTCAGTTAAATTAAATGCAATTGGATAGTTGACGTTATAATCTCGGTGGGATCAGTCCTTAATTCCTTTGTTAGATAACACAAACCACATGCTCAATGATCATGTCCTCTTGCTTTTTAGCAATTATTTTATTCCGTACCTCAATTGATTTTTTTGGGCTGTTTTTTCATATATTAAAGAATATATACTCCATCTTGTAGtgttaattaacaataaaattgatcatattaGCCTTAATTTGTTAATTGAAAATACAATAAATAGTCGAAGAAATTACACTCTATGTCACTTGGCCCACTATCCTAACAAAATACCGCCCATATTTTTCCTTCTTACCCGGTATGGCCCAGTTCTATATTGTTGAAATTTTTTTTTCACTGATTAGCCATCGCCGCCCCCACTCTTTTTCTTTATGCAGAGGAAATTTTTTGATTCCCAAATTCTCTTTCAGACTTTCTCCCCATCCCACTTTCTCTTTCATTTTCAATCTCTTGCTCTTTCATTTTCAATCTCTTGCTCCCCACCCCACTGTCTTTGTCGTCGACTAAATTTTCTGGGTGCAAAGGAAAGAGATTGAGCTGTTGAGAATTCTGATGATCATGAGTGCTAGCGGTGGACGTTACCGGCATATGATCTGACGGTTGAGATTTTTTAGGAGAAAACTTGGGTTTTCTCCGCTTGCTTTTGGTTTTGGATATACGATTTTTCTTGCCCATGGACATACTCAGATCCCTTCACTTGTTCTTCTTGGTTTTTACACAGCGGCTCAATAGAATAAGTTCTTGTTCTTCTAAGTTATGAAATCTCCTttttgggttttggtaattttgcttgttcttctccttcttcttcttctcacttTAAATAACTTCTGAAGGGAGGAAGAATGATGTATAtattgtatatacatatatatatatgttgtataaTCATGTATATTTGCGGGTATTCTCATAGTTATAGATATACAGAATTATACATGATTATACACAAGTATACaaaattatacataattataacCATGTATATTTGTGTGTATAACAATGTATATAAGGTGTTTAAtaatgtaaatttttatttttttccagtGAAATAAGAATTTCCCTTACAAAACTTTAAATTttgcaaaaaaatataaaaataaaattatagaCTCTAAGAatgaatatatttttattttttactttaacTTCCTGATATTGTGAAGTTTAGGAAGTACTATACAGAgggaagtaaaaaataaataagaatgaaAATGGTAAAAGTGTAaagataaaaatgaaagaaaaaagtgAAATTTGATTTAGGCGTTTTGGGTGTAGTTGATGAAGTTGTGGGTTAGGCGGCTGAAAATTATTTGTGGGCTACCGCATGAAAACTGTATTTGTGGGTTAGTCAGCTGAAAAGTGCTTTCCCCAAGTGTACTTATGTGAAATTATCCCTACTCCAAGAGCAGTTTggaaaaagaaattattttcttcttaatatctgaaaaaatcaaatattatgaTAAAAAGgtcaaaaaatcaattaaaatggaccggagggagtatttaCTTGTGTTTCGATTAATTTAATTGAAGCCTTGAAGTAAGAGCCTTATAATTACAGATTAATGGGCAAATTAGATTAATTAATGCCTTGGCCGGTTGGATGTCTCTTACTGTTCTTTAATTTTTAAGTTTCTTAAACTAATCGTATTATCTGTTTGCATTCTGGATTTAAATTATATATTCCATATTTCCAGTTGGCTTCCTATTGTCTAAGATTGATTACTTCATTTGTTTATCTTTAACTTACCTAATTTTTGCCAACCAAACACACCATTTTCCTATGGAAATGGGGAATGGTCCAATGTGGGCATCGATACAAATGATGCTCGTCACCCTTCTGAAAATCCCTTGCAAACTTAATTGAGTTtgactttttaaaattttaaattatctAAAAATAATTACATGTAACTATCAATAGTTGTAAATAAAATTGACAATTTGAAATTGAAGTAGACCATGCTTATAGCATGTTCAATAACATCGTGTTCTTAAAAAAAGGGACCGTTACACAAATAGCTGGTcatattcattgtttacttttcctaatcatatatataagttatacattcattatacataattatacatatataatacataaattatgtatACATTATATCTCcaccggctatttttagtttaaacggTTGGGTGACcaactatttgggttaattctccTTAAAAAAAATCACATTATTGTGCATATATTTAAATTAGATCCAAAATAAAATTGTACTAGTATGAAGTGGACAAAAGTACATGCCACGTTTAGACGTTTTGCTTTTGATTTCAGCCTCAAACAAGTAGGACtatttgagccgagggtctcctggaaacagcctctctacccttcggggtaggggtaaggtctgcgtatatattATTCTCTCCAGACCCCACCTGTGAGATTATAcagggtcgttgttgttgttgttgagatATGATGTAAAAAAGGATTTAAAGAATACTCCATTGTTTACTATCCCATACTTCTAGAGTTCTAGTATTGCCTTTTGAGAATATTTAGCTAAAATTGTGGCACCTTTCATGTTAACCGgaattttttgaaaagaaaatcgGATGATGATTAGGTATCTTAATATAGTATAGTAACTTGATAGGAAAATTTACTTTCTCTCGTTATATTATAAGAATTGAATAGCATTAAAACTAATGTTCTCATTATATAAAGATTTTAAACTTACTCAAAGAGAgtaacatttttttaaaaaaaatagcgtTTTCGATTAAAGTGAATATTTAGAAGTATCATCAAATGAATTTACATaaccaccaaaggatgtggtgcagcGGATGTAACTGCTCCCCCGTTAACTAGAGGTCTTGTATTCGAATCCTaagtatgattttttttttaatagagAGCGCTTCCCCAAATGAAACTGCGAATCCGAATATAGTAACAAAAAGATGCATTTACCCAAAAGAAACCACAATTTGTTACAATAGTAGGAAACAGAtaggaaaagaatgaaaaaaaaggtcAAACAAGTACAAAAACCTTAGAAAGAATATAAAAACGCAAGTATACATTTAGAAATTGTGGTTTACTACCATCTCCCTTTATTAGCTGTTTGTGTGGATTTGTTAATATCATCTAACAAATTGCACTTTCTTTCTCTTtcgtataaaaataaaaattaaaaatattagagaaaaaaaacaaatgcgAGAATCGGAGCCACCTTTTTTCTCTCCCCGCGTTCCCCTCTCTCTAGATTTTGTGCCCCAATCAAATCACACACATCCCTCTCATCTAGGGTTTCGTTTTCAACAATTCGGATCCAGCTCATAACCCAACCAAATCCATTTCCTTTTATGCTTCTAAATTCTTCTTCCAATGCTTACCATTTCTTTGTCTATTTTCTCCAATTGATCCCCTTTCCGTTTCTTCTCTGTAAGTCTCTATAGGGTTTCAAATTatcttttacaatttttgtgattttaagcCCATTTTCATATTTAGTACTAATTTTTGGTGCTGCATTGCTGCTAAATTCTGAGATAACGactgattttgttttttttggtttATTCCGAATTGGGGAATTAGGAATTGCAAAATGTCGGAGCAGGGAGTGGAAAAATGAGTGAGGCGGAGATTACGAGGATGAAGCAAAAGACAACTCCGGTACCGTTAGGGACACTAATTGGTCGGGAGTTGAGGAATAATGATAAAGTGGAGCAGCCGACATTGAAGTATGGACAAGCTGCATTAGCAAAAAAAGGGGAAGATTATTTCTTAATTAAGCCTGATTGTCAGAGAATTCCGGGCAATCCATTGACCTCTTTTTCAGTTTTTGCGGTAATTTAATTACTGTTTGTTTTACTGAATCTGTTAATTGTTTGTGGTATACCTACATTGTTAGTTTTGCTGTATGGATTTGCTGAATTTTGGGTTCTATTGAATAGATTTTTGATGGGCATAATGGTATATCGGCTGCTATATTCGCGAAAGAGAATCTATTGAACAATGTTTTGAGTGCTATTCCTCAAGGAAGTAGCAGGGAAGAGTGGCTTCAAGCACTTCCTCGAGCACTAGTTGCAGGTTTTGTGAAAACTGATATAGAGTTTCAGCAAAAAGGCATGCTCCTAGCTCTATGCCTTTGATAACTTTTTGCTTCAAGGGGTGTCTTTCCCTTGCTTCAGTTGTTTAGGTTTATTAGTTCAATTTTGATATCATTGACAGGTGAGACATCTGGGACTACCGTGACGTTTGTTGTGATTGATGGGTGGACGATTACTGTTGCATCAGTTGGAGATTCTAGGTGCATATTGGATACCCAAGGAGGTGTGGTTTCTTTGTTGACTGTTGACCATCGATTAGAAGAGAATGAGGAGGAACGGGAGCGTGTTACTGCAAGTGGTGGTGAAGTAGGAAGGCTCAATGTTTTTGGGGGTAACGAGGTAAAAACATACCAGAAACTTGTGTAAAATTGTAATCTTAATTTTTGCTAACAGCTTCAGAAAAGATATACTGATGTTGAAATCCACTTGGTTTATAGGTTGGACCTCTACGTTGCTGGCCTGGTGGGTTGTGCCTTTCAAGGTCTATTGGTGATACAGATGTTGGGGAGTTTATCGTTCCAATACCTCATGTCAAGCAAGTGAAGGTAACTTTAACATCGGACATTCTTTTGTCTTCTAGCAAAGTTCCATGTATGCATTTGTTTTTTAAATCTGAATAGAGAATACATATGTACGTAGATTTCAAATGCTGGTGGGAGGCTTATAATAGCCTCTGATGGTATATGGGATGCTTTATCATCGGATTCGGCAGCGCAGTCTTGCAGAGGTTTACCAGCAGAACTTGCCGCAAAGCTGGTTGTTAAGGTGTGGATGGTTACAAAATCTCCTTCATTAATTTCTTATCTGTGAGGTTTCCTCTAACTCTCAATGGGTTTACAACTCAGGAGGCTCTAAGGTCACGAGGTCTGAAGGATGATACAACCTGCTTGGTCGTTGATATTATTCCTTATGACCATCCTGTCTTGCCTCCAACGCCTAGGAAGAAACAAAATTTGCTCACTTCTTTTCTCTTTGGGAGAAGATCACAAAATGCAAGATCTAATAAGCTTTCTGCTGTTGGTGTTGTGGAAGAATTGTTTGAAGAGGGCTCTGCCATGCTTGCTGAGAGGTACtgcatttttttttgattttggcatCATTGTTAATTATTTTTCTATATGAGAAATTTCCTATATAATTCTTGAATGTGGTGTGCCTTAGGTTTGTTGGCTTTTTAAAGTTATATCCTGGAAAGAGAAAAAATACTTGTCATATACCAATAGCTACTTATAATTCATATTTTACAAAACCAGATGAAAAAGTTCTCTACATAAT
Proteins encoded in this window:
- the LOC104245535 gene encoding probable protein phosphatase 2C 5; this translates as MSEAEITRMKQKTTPVPLGTLIGRELRNNDKVEQPTLKYGQAALAKKGEDYFLIKPDCQRIPGNPLTSFSVFAIFDGHNGISAAIFAKENLLNNVLSAIPQGSSREEWLQALPRALVAGFVKTDIEFQQKGETSGTTVTFVVIDGWTITVASVGDSRCILDTQGGVVSLLTVDHRLEENEEERERVTASGGEVGRLNVFGGNEVGPLRCWPGGLCLSRSIGDTDVGEFIVPIPHVKQVKISNAGGRLIIASDGIWDALSSDSAAQSCRGLPAELAAKLVVKEALRSRGLKDDTTCLVVDIIPYDHPVLPPTPRKKQNLLTSFLFGRRSQNARSNKLSAVGVVEELFEEGSAMLAERLGKDFPLDSSSGLFRCAVCQADQPASEGLSVNSGPFFSPASKPWEGPFLCATCRRKKDAMEGKRPSRPTITA